One Silene latifolia isolate original U9 population chromosome 4, ASM4854445v1, whole genome shotgun sequence DNA segment encodes these proteins:
- the LOC141651656 gene encoding protein FAR1-RELATED SEQUENCE 5-like: MQIFRVKGPLLIKHWHLIDNGPTANFKVTPYLMRTEPYLMHIELYFMHTGPYFMHVQRTENTFVVPVVPVPSPQCIDVDEVHAGNRLSLMVTPGGSEEWVRNIATEFTPTIGQTFATLDEGIQFYETYAIACGFEPRKSSTKRFRSSGDIRTKLIVCHREGFRDSKPTILPITGEEEEPMVKASNPKKTKVTRIGCKARIFFRFVIKEIDQVQVPLFVVDQFHAAYNHRLSPLKYREFQKKCRNLALQHKQTIVDNCKVNIGPTSTFRSVKEYVDGYENIGASLTEFKNFGREIKCFIGLKDAQMFVDQLENLHETQEGFYYAYDIDQNKCLFRVFWADAAARRNYALYGEAVTFDPTYSTNKYDMIFDPFTGVDHHKKRQRWIPAYYRDIPLGCLLRTTQRSESANSFFKRFENPHGTLVEFWMRFQSAMDQQRYTQKSLDRDSDHSLPQTKTLLSLEVHASTVYTHALFYEFQQQCVDSLNSCSAGDSSREGSTRFLEVEDSIFNKTYTVAFNPSTFDATCSCKLFERKGYICKHIIWILSGKGIKKIPDKYLLSRWTKNTKKMPLYDAHGQLLDDFTSSDVTKLQISTVWSEFYSTLTLLKSLPENHINELTSLSRHLDKISSLGVEKLTKHQELEMLLGVKSSSEVRILPPVQSKNKGTGKRLMSKKDQSVAKAQKPKRFCNKYFFTC; this comes from the exons ATGCAGATTTTCCGAGTCAAGGGCCCTCTACTAATTAAGCATTGGCACCTTATTGACAATGGACCAACTGCTAATTTTAAAGTGACACCTTATTTGATGCGGACAGAACCTTATTTGATGCACATTGAACTCTATTTCATGCACACtggaccttatttcatgcatgtgcagaggacgg AAAATACTTTTGTTGTCCCTGTGGTACCTGTTCCTTCTCCACAATGCATAGACGTTGATGAGGTGCATGCTGGGAATCGTCTTTCTTTGATGGTGACGCCTGGAGGTTCTGAAGAGTGGGTCAGAAATATTGCAACTGAATTTACACCTACAATAGGACAAACTTTTGCTACGTTAGACGAGGGTATACAGTTTTATGAGACTTATGCAATAGCATGTGGTTTTGAACCAAGGAAATCTTCAACGAAAAGGTTTCGTAGTAGTGGAGATATTAGGACAAAATTGATTGTGTGTCACCGGGAAGGATTTAGGGATTCTAAGCCGACAATATTACCCATTACTGGTGAGGAGGAGGAGCCAATGGTCAAGGCCTCTAATCCGAAGAAGACTAAGGTTACTAGGATTGGTTGTAAAGCTAGGATTTTCTTTAGATTTGTTATTAAAGAAATTgaccaagttcaagtgccattaTTTGTTGTTGATCAGTTTCATGCTGCCTATAACCACCGTCTTTCTCCACTCAAGTATAGAGAATTTCAGAAAAAATGTAGAAACCTTGCTTTGCAACATAAACAAACCATCGTTGATAATTGCAAGGTCAATATTGGCCCAACCTCTACTTTCAGGTCCGTCAAGGAATATGTTGATGGCTATGAAAATATTGGAGCTTCTTTGACTGAGTTTAAGAATTTTGGAAGGGAAATCAAGTGTTTTATAGGTCTTAAGGATGCTCAAATGTTTGTAGACCAGTTGGAAAACCTTCATGAAACCCAGGAAGGTTTTTATTATGCCTATGATATTGATCAGAATAAGTGTTTGTTTCGTGTATTTTGGGCTGATGCAGCAGCACGTCGTAATTACGCTCTATACGGTGAGGCGGTGACTTTTGACCCAACCTATTCAACTAATAAGTACGACATGATCTTTGATCCCTTTACTGGTGTTGATCATCACAAGAA GCGGCAACGTTGGATTCCGGCGTATTATCGTGATATTCCTCTTGGTTGTCTTTTAAGAACAACGCAACGCTCTGAGAGCGCAAATAGCTTCTTTAAGCGGTTTGAGAATCCTCATGGCACacttgttgagttttggatgcgctTTCAAAGCGCTATGGATCAGCAACGCTACACCCAAAAATCTCTTGACAGAGATAGTGATCACTCCCTACctcaaaccaaaacccttcttagCCTTGAGGTTCATGCATCGACTGTTTATACGCACGCTCTCTTTTATGAATTCCAACAGCAGTGCGTTGATTCTCTAAACTCATGTAGTGCTGGTGATTCTTCAAGGGAGGGCAGTACAAGGTTCCTAGAAGTTGAAGATTCTATCTTCAATAAGACTTACACTGTCGCATTTAATCCTTCAACATTTGATGCAACATGTTCCTGCAAGCTGTTTGAGAGGAAGGGATACATATGTAAACACATCATCTGGATTTTATCAGGTAAAGGGATCAAAAAGATACCTGATAAGTATCTTCTCAGTAGGTGGACAAAGAACACTAAAAAAATGCCCTTGTATGATGCTCACGGTCAATTGTTGGATGATTTTACTTCGTCGGATGTCACTAAGCTTCAGATTTCGACTGTCTGGTCTGAATTCTACTCAACATTAACACTGCTCAAATCTCTGCCTGAAAATCACATAAATGAACTGACTTCATTATCAAGACATTTAGACAAAATTTCAAGTCTCGGTgttgaaaaattgactaaacacCAAGAGTTGGAGATGCTCCTTGGGGTTAAGTCTTCATCTGAGGTCCGTATACTACCTCCTGTTCAATCAAAAAACAAGGGTACTGGCAAGAGGTTGATGTCCAAGAAAGATCAGTCTGTTGCAAAGGCACAAAAGCCGAAAAGATTTTgcaataaat ATTTCTTCACTTGTTGA